The following are encoded in a window of Maridesulfovibrio ferrireducens genomic DNA:
- the era gene encoding GTPase Era: protein MSEFKFGFVALLGPPNSGKSTLMNHYLGQKVAIVSPKPQTTRNRISGILSDDESQIVFLDTPGIHRMRGKMNRFLLETAWDALSSSDIIVVLFDAAFFASKPHLMEQELAPLVKPVNGSGRPVYVAVNKIDKVKDKAMLLPVMEKAQAMWPDAEFFPISARKGDGADVLLDKIKAALPEGAPMFPDDQISTVPMRFMAAEVIREKLFMSLQQELPYSTAVEIEFWNEDPEKNLVNIGAIIYTTKSNHKGMIIGKGGQNLKKIGIKARTEIEEMLEQKVMLELWVKVREGWTEDVGFLRSIGLGE, encoded by the coding sequence ATGTCGGAATTTAAATTCGGATTTGTAGCGCTTCTTGGACCCCCGAATTCGGGCAAAAGTACACTTATGAATCATTATCTCGGGCAGAAAGTGGCGATTGTCTCTCCCAAGCCCCAGACCACCCGTAACCGTATCAGCGGGATTCTCAGTGATGACGAGTCTCAGATAGTATTTCTTGATACTCCGGGAATTCATAGAATGCGCGGAAAGATGAATCGCTTTCTGCTTGAGACCGCATGGGATGCTCTTTCAAGTTCAGATATCATTGTCGTTCTTTTTGATGCCGCCTTTTTTGCATCCAAACCTCACCTGATGGAACAGGAACTGGCTCCTTTGGTAAAGCCGGTCAACGGTTCAGGCCGTCCTGTTTATGTTGCAGTAAATAAAATCGATAAAGTTAAAGATAAGGCTATGCTTTTGCCGGTCATGGAAAAGGCGCAGGCAATGTGGCCTGATGCTGAATTTTTCCCGATTTCAGCACGCAAAGGAGACGGCGCGGACGTATTGCTTGATAAGATCAAAGCAGCACTGCCTGAAGGCGCTCCCATGTTCCCTGACGATCAGATTTCTACAGTTCCAATGCGCTTCATGGCTGCCGAAGTTATTCGCGAAAAGCTTTTCATGAGTCTTCAGCAGGAACTTCCTTATTCCACTGCCGTTGAGATTGAGTTCTGGAATGAAGATCCAGAGAAAAATCTTGTTAATATCGGTGCCATTATCTACACCACTAAGAGTAACCATAAGGGCATGATCATCGGTAAGGGCGGTCAAAACCTTAAGAAAATAGGTATCAAGGCCCGTACTGAAATAGAAGAAATGCTTGAGCAGAAGGTTATGCTTGAACTTTGGGTTAAGGTTAGAGAAGGCTGGACAGAAGACGTTGGGTTCTTGAGATCGATCGGTCTTGGAGAATAG
- a CDS encoding YggS family pyridoxal phosphate-dependent enzyme, translating to MESREKELIENLAAVNEDVADAVAKTGRKTGSVAVMAVSKLHPASDIEILYQAGHKCFGESYVQEALAKQDELASLDIDWHYIGGLQSKKAKYVSGRFCAIHSVDSIKLAELLNKKAQSLGVVQNILIQVNTAGEEQKSGVSEEQLPSLIEGISALDNLKLTGFMALPPFFGDPEGARPYFARLRMLSEGMEKLFGIKLPELSMGMTGDFRVAIEEGSTMVRVGTRIFGQRLS from the coding sequence ATGGAAAGTAGGGAAAAAGAACTTATAGAAAACCTCGCGGCAGTTAATGAAGACGTTGCTGACGCAGTTGCAAAGACTGGAAGAAAGACCGGATCTGTTGCTGTGATGGCCGTTTCGAAGCTGCATCCGGCTTCTGATATTGAAATTTTGTATCAAGCCGGGCATAAATGTTTTGGTGAGTCTTACGTGCAGGAGGCTCTCGCAAAACAGGACGAATTGGCTTCTTTGGATATTGACTGGCATTACATCGGCGGTCTTCAGTCCAAGAAAGCGAAGTATGTTTCCGGAAGGTTTTGCGCTATACATAGTGTTGATTCAATTAAGTTGGCAGAACTTTTGAATAAAAAAGCACAATCACTTGGTGTTGTTCAAAACATTCTGATTCAGGTTAATACCGCCGGAGAAGAGCAGAAAAGCGGAGTGTCCGAAGAGCAGCTCCCTTCGTTAATTGAAGGAATATCTGCTTTGGATAATTTAAAGTTGACGGGTTTTATGGCTCTTCCCCCTTTTTTCGGAGACCCGGAAGGAGCGCGGCCATATTTTGCAAGACTTCGCATGCTTTCCGAGGGCATGGAAAAGTTGTTCGGCATCAAGCTTCCTGAGTTGTCCATGGGGATGACCGGGGATTTCAGAGTTGCGATTGAGGAAGGCTCTACAATGGTCAGAGTCGGAACAAGAATTTTTGGTCAGAGATTGAGTTAA
- a CDS encoding OmpA/MotB family protein, which yields MGREKKQVPPEGQPLWLITFSDLMTLMLTFFVLLVSMSVVDERRKLVVLGSIIGTFGFGTKGYDVLSTTDTRRTIEVGPLEVKNDLEPVKPMLWEFTEDDLRFESNRFVQIISIGADVLFMPDSSELSLEGRKILDTAIPVLKRVTNPIMLAGHTSILRDELGDDYRVEDKDLIPDISWKISLDRVLSVYTHLVQSGMNPEMLKIEAFGKFNPRYPNVTPEGRLKNRRVDIVLDTRNPSVERELKEYQPKKIEKRDGSFDYDGFVFPIKDSAKPKQSKQ from the coding sequence ATGGGTAGAGAGAAAAAACAGGTACCTCCTGAGGGGCAGCCGCTCTGGCTTATTACATTCAGTGATCTCATGACATTGATGCTCACTTTTTTTGTGCTTTTGGTAAGTATGTCGGTGGTTGATGAACGCAGAAAGTTGGTTGTTCTCGGATCAATTATCGGAACTTTCGGTTTTGGAACTAAAGGGTATGACGTTCTTTCCACGACAGATACGCGCAGAACTATTGAAGTCGGTCCGCTTGAAGTTAAGAATGATCTTGAGCCCGTAAAACCGATGCTCTGGGAATTTACAGAAGATGATTTGCGCTTTGAGTCTAATAGATTTGTTCAGATTATTTCTATCGGTGCGGATGTTTTGTTTATGCCGGACAGTTCCGAACTTTCACTTGAAGGCCGGAAGATACTGGATACAGCTATTCCGGTTTTAAAACGTGTTACCAATCCTATTATGCTTGCCGGGCATACGTCTATTTTACGGGATGAACTCGGTGACGATTACAGGGTGGAAGATAAGGATCTTATTCCTGATATTTCATGGAAAATTTCATTGGACAGGGTGCTTTCTGTTTACACTCATCTTGTTCAGAGCGGCATGAATCCAGAGATGCTTAAAATAGAAGCTTTTGGAAAGTTTAATCCCCGCTATCCCAATGTTACTCCGGAGGGGCGGCTTAAAAATCGCAGGGTTGATATTGTGCTGGATACAAGAAATCCTTCTGTTGAGCGGGAACTTAAGGAATATCAGCCTAAAAAAATAGAAAAGCGCGATGGTAGTTTTGATTATGACGGTTTCGTTTTTCCGATAAAGGATTCCGCGAAGCCAAAACAGAGCAAGCAGTAG
- a CDS encoding motility protein A: MDLGTVIGIVLSFGLVIAAILVGSPLGIFISVPSVFIVIGGTIGASLVNYPAGHIIGVVGVIKKTFFSSLESPSDIIAKFMDFANRARREGILSLEPALKSIEDDFLRKGLQLTVDGLEPQVIQEILETEIQYLENRHETGAEILKVFADFAPAMGMIGTVIGLVQMLQTMSDPSSIGPAMAVALLTTLYGAILANLVFTPMSGKLKTRSKEEVLLREMVMEGIISISKGENPKIIEEKLNSFLPPKIRRIVD, translated from the coding sequence ATGGATCTGGGTACCGTAATAGGAATAGTTCTTTCATTTGGACTGGTAATCGCGGCTATCCTTGTCGGGAGTCCTTTGGGTATTTTTATTTCTGTTCCTTCTGTGTTTATTGTTATCGGAGGAACTATCGGAGCATCTCTTGTTAATTATCCTGCAGGACACATTATCGGTGTCGTAGGAGTCATCAAGAAAACCTTTTTCTCAAGCCTTGAATCTCCTTCTGATATCATTGCTAAATTTATGGATTTTGCCAATCGCGCCCGCCGCGAAGGAATCCTTTCTCTCGAACCTGCACTTAAAAGCATTGAAGATGACTTTTTACGTAAAGGTTTGCAGCTGACCGTTGATGGTCTTGAGCCTCAGGTAATTCAGGAAATTCTTGAAACGGAAATTCAGTACCTTGAAAACAGGCACGAAACAGGGGCTGAAATTCTGAAAGTCTTTGCTGATTTTGCCCCTGCAATGGGAATGATCGGAACTGTTATCGGCTTGGTGCAGATGCTCCAGACCATGAGTGATCCTAGTTCAATCGGACCTGCGATGGCTGTTGCGCTGCTTACTACGCTTTACGGAGCGATTCTGGCCAACCTTGTGTTCACTCCGATGTCCGGTAAGCTTAAAACCCGCAGTAAGGAAGAAGTGCTTCTGCGTGAAATGGTAATGGAAGGTATCATTTCTATTTCAAAAGGTGAGAATCCCAAGATTATTGAAGAAAAGCTCAACAGCTTCCTGCCTCCTAAAATTCGTAGAATTGTAGATTAG